In a genomic window of Candidatus Hadarchaeales archaeon:
- a CDS encoding type II secretion system F family protein has product MGGKRGRLSRWFSRVGGGVMRTGEVVSKARDLARLGPPKEDEMTRRLRELKELELRVEEERREAERESRERRLREERKEELRKPLSERLSQTFYGPLRHPAERLMGFFKGIDQDLYRANLPLSPERYVSLVLGVSILVALFSFLFSFLLFSTFLALLVAPLSFLFSFTFGRIYPRSRVKSRAVAINREMPYALRHMATHLSSGIGLPESVTSVSKANYGVLSEEFGRVVRDMNGGMSMEEALTSLAQRVESEPLKRFVRQVVRTLRVGGDLSHLLNSLADETSFEMRMKLRDYTQSLNMLTLIYMFASSVVPALLIIMTTVTSGMGGAAMSTQSAAVLFLLLVPFLLVVFLFMVKRFEPRL; this is encoded by the coding sequence GTGGGGGGGAAGCGGGGTAGGCTCTCCCGGTGGTTCTCGAGGGTGGGGGGAGGGGTGATGAGGACGGGGGAGGTGGTGAGCAAGGCGAGGGATTTAGCCAGGCTCGGACCCCCCAAGGAAGACGAGATGACGAGGAGGCTGAGGGAGCTGAAGGAGCTGGAGCTGAGGGTGGAAGAGGAAAGGAGGGAAGCCGAAAGGGAAAGCAGGGAAAGGAGGTTGAGGGAGGAAAGGAAGGAGGAACTGAGGAAACCCCTCTCCGAACGTCTTTCCCAGACCTTCTACGGACCCCTTAGGCACCCGGCGGAGAGGCTCATGGGCTTCTTCAAGGGGATAGACCAAGATCTTTACCGTGCGAACCTCCCCCTTTCACCGGAGAGGTATGTTTCCCTGGTGCTGGGAGTGAGCATTTTGGTAGCCCTCTTCTCCTTCCTTTTTTCCTTCCTCCTCTTTTCCACCTTCCTAGCCCTCTTGGTGGCCCCCCTCTCCTTCCTCTTCTCCTTCACGTTCGGCAGGATTTATCCCAGGAGCAGGGTGAAGAGCCGGGCGGTGGCCATCAACAGGGAAATGCCCTATGCGCTCAGGCACATGGCCACCCATCTCTCCTCTGGAATAGGTCTTCCGGAGAGTGTGACCTCGGTGAGCAAGGCCAACTACGGTGTGCTCTCGGAGGAATTCGGAAGGGTAGTGAGGGACATGAATGGGGGAATGAGCATGGAGGAGGCACTCACCTCCCTGGCCCAGAGGGTGGAGTCCGAACCCCTGAAGCGCTTCGTCAGACAGGTGGTGAGGACCCTGAGGGTGGGAGGGGATCTCTCCCATCTCCTCAATTCTTTGGCGGATGAAACTTCCTTCGAGATGCGTATGAAACTCAGGGACTACACCCAGTCCCTGAACATGTTGACCCTGATCTACATGTTCGCCTCTTCGGTGGTTCCAGCCCTTCTCATCATCATGACCACCGTGACCTCCGGGATGGGAGGGGCTGCCATGAGCACCCAGTCCGCCGCCGTCCTCTTCCTCCTCCTGGTACCCTTCCTCCTCGTGGTTTTCCTCTTCATGGTGAAAAGGTTCGAGCCGAGGTTGTGA
- a CDS encoding ATPase, T2SS/T4P/T4SS family produces MVGKEKRKEIERLLRLKEEKPGGKEVLSRLLGETPEVSKLEERKAGPLLSPEVKGKVEKVLDRYGTAEILKLEGESLPLYRLRIPELTQKERELLALCKKKAVEEIKIDPDSITDPSERRRIFMQELMKILERESKGMRLPSGRLKELSELAFHDMIGYGPLDYLIADDKLEDILVIGVNKPVYVYHSRYGMCSTNIVFEDEDTIRYYIDKMARLVGRRIDHQMPLLDARLPDGSRINATIPPVSLEGPTLSIRKFRKDPLTVVDLMNFGTLSPEVGAFLWLLVHGLDVKPANILFSGGTGSGKTTLLNAATTFVPAHERIISIEDSVSGEAEVLAKVEGRVIRTTLGELVERALRERGWRAVSGHEVGEAPWEVLTLDGEGKVRFERPSLFIRHWVRKPLVRIRTATGREIRVTKDHSLFGVRGGELRPIRGGELRIGDYLAVPGRIRIEGEDPTFDLTSDSRFGRFKLAADGGMYVPHATSPQILPPRIKLCEELGILAGIWLADGFYDKNSVGFSVGQKGELAETVRRLASRLGLRVREHSDGHSLLINSAVFKTFFQEVLGLREDHERRVPEVFLGATEEVVAGLLRGYLSANGCVTRYEVQFSSASPALLRDLQALLLRFGIISRLRLEEGMVGSNGGRGVYRGSISGARFLRLLREKIGLIGEEKRRKLEQAASRRTGQETDPLPLAGRLREELREHTAGLAGKLGKNHWFLSRLRRALRRGRVGREEVLVLGELSPAFRRTSLYRLARSDLYFDRVVGVEEEEWEGYVYDLSLPETQSFVCNQILCHNTAELQLPHPHWVRLECVHPSTHFVDGEGVLREVGKTFELELKSQRGEILLSGANLYLRKPNLLRTLLATETARLRVFRDRVELLGRTHIPEYWVRVRTSDGSELRLTPGSPLIALSGGRKVRVRAEDLRPGDYLPVLRRIKARGRAVGIDPYSIFGPRWRVPSEEALPKLRRLVGKLKKRGLTNRELARMAGVSLKSLEGFLYKKGNPNHIPLGVLIRLSEGVGERPPRVRMLVGRRGKVPVRIPGKVDEGLSYLVGVISGDGSLEEYRIKIYPGRRMGRISTLFRESFGLLPVVRKRVRKGKTEWCYVVDSAVVSHFFRKVFGLPVGKKAKSVRVPEVIQRSGEGVIAAYLAGLVDTDGCVDWRNNRIFLSTSSRELAFGVRYLLLRLGVFSKLRRRKGGFKRSFGYQVVVSGGESESLASKLLPYLEDRNRKRARAMLGRDWQHRPRGVLGGEGDVLWCKVVEVRRERNWRATPSYNVAPASSHYYPAGETGLIATNPNTRPPNIEGRGEITMDDLVKNALRMRPDRIVVGEVRGPEARTMFTAMNTGHNGALFDTSVIQFPDGSHRLIGEVCEELFRKYAGRERKYGDLEFIELEEGDRFDVVSVDGRLKAGVHTVTRVWRRKVRKGEKMVRILTRSGQEVILTRNHPLFTIAGGEVVRKEAGSLKPGEFVACLLSPPVEEREPRVDLELFRGLSRYLLVPDGEGEVTFLGRRYRKVPNNGGEELWRAEFMLSPNSHPVRIPSSISTELAYLAGVVCGDGYLSSDGYFTSVTFDDEEYLEEFIRCARIYLPGYEFRGRREGKFCRLDLGSKIFSEVLAKVFGIPRGSKAASWTVPDLVLVRREILSSYLAGLFDADGSVDAGTPSIMLTTKSEEGARKVWYGLQRLGIPAVVRKYENGGKGALYRVMVRGVENLERFLRTIPMHHGRKRRELERVVREQRSYRGTYVERVPGVGESLRRLRESLGLSVAELSRRASRYWRVSESLIRHLEKGRSLAVGRRALGAMASAMLEEAKKRGDVGAVEVACKLGLLASSDVYWDEVERVEEVELEGKTVYDLTVEEDHNYVANGVLVSNCMGTLHANSAAETITRLTEPPMSVPPIMIPALDVIVMLQRIYHRQKGHIRRITEIAEITGLEGGKPQLSRIFKWNPRTDRVEPTGVPLKFRQVLSELSGRSGTEIELELKRRAMVLEWMRQKGIRNVFEVGKVIQEYYQDPEGLLKKVKGG; encoded by the coding sequence GTGGTAGGAAAGGAAAAACGCAAGGAGATCGAGAGACTCCTGAGGCTTAAGGAAGAAAAGCCCGGGGGAAAGGAAGTCCTCTCCCGTTTGCTCGGTGAGACACCCGAAGTTTCCAAGCTTGAAGAAAGGAAGGCGGGTCCCCTCCTCTCCCCCGAAGTGAAGGGGAAGGTGGAGAAGGTTTTGGATAGGTATGGTACGGCAGAAATCCTAAAACTCGAAGGGGAGAGCCTTCCCCTCTACAGGTTGAGGATTCCAGAGCTAACACAGAAGGAAAGGGAATTGCTGGCCCTCTGTAAGAAAAAGGCAGTTGAGGAGATCAAGATCGATCCAGATAGCATAACGGATCCCTCCGAACGCCGTAGGATCTTCATGCAGGAACTCATGAAGATCCTGGAGAGGGAGAGCAAAGGAATGCGTTTGCCTTCGGGAAGGTTGAAAGAACTCTCCGAACTGGCCTTCCACGACATGATTGGTTATGGGCCCTTGGATTACCTCATCGCCGATGACAAGTTGGAAGACATCCTTGTGATAGGGGTGAACAAACCCGTTTACGTCTACCACAGCAGGTATGGGATGTGTTCCACCAACATCGTTTTCGAGGATGAGGACACGATAAGATACTACATAGACAAGATGGCAAGACTGGTGGGTAGGAGGATAGACCACCAAATGCCCCTTCTGGATGCCCGTCTTCCCGATGGTAGCAGGATCAACGCCACCATTCCTCCGGTTTCCCTGGAAGGTCCCACCCTCTCCATCAGGAAGTTCAGGAAGGATCCCCTCACCGTGGTGGATCTCATGAACTTCGGCACCCTTTCTCCCGAGGTGGGGGCCTTCCTCTGGCTTTTGGTACACGGTTTGGATGTCAAGCCTGCCAACATCCTCTTCTCGGGGGGAACGGGGAGCGGAAAGACCACCCTCCTGAATGCCGCCACCACCTTCGTTCCGGCACACGAGAGGATCATCTCGATAGAGGACAGCGTGAGTGGGGAGGCGGAGGTGCTGGCCAAGGTGGAGGGTAGGGTGATCAGGACCACGCTGGGTGAGCTGGTGGAAAGGGCCCTGCGGGAGAGGGGATGGAGGGCGGTCTCCGGTCACGAGGTGGGAGAGGCCCCCTGGGAGGTCCTGACCCTGGATGGGGAGGGTAAGGTGCGCTTCGAGAGGCCCAGCCTCTTCATCAGGCACTGGGTGAGGAAGCCGCTGGTCAGGATTCGCACGGCTACGGGGAGGGAGATCAGGGTTACCAAGGATCATTCCCTTTTTGGGGTGAGAGGAGGGGAGCTTCGTCCCATCAGGGGTGGGGAGCTGAGGATTGGGGACTATCTGGCGGTTCCGGGGAGAATCAGGATAGAGGGGGAAGACCCCACCTTCGATTTGACCAGCGATTCCAGGTTTGGGAGGTTCAAGCTGGCGGCCGACGGGGGGATGTACGTGCCCCACGCGACCTCCCCCCAAATCCTCCCCCCCAGGATCAAGCTGTGCGAGGAGCTGGGGATTCTGGCCGGTATCTGGTTGGCGGACGGTTTCTACGACAAGAACTCCGTGGGCTTTTCCGTCGGACAGAAGGGTGAGCTGGCCGAAACCGTGAGGAGGCTCGCCTCCCGGCTGGGGCTTAGGGTGCGAGAGCACAGCGACGGGCACTCCCTCCTCATAAACTCCGCCGTTTTCAAGACCTTCTTCCAGGAGGTGCTGGGGCTAAGGGAAGACCACGAGCGCAGGGTCCCGGAGGTTTTCCTCGGGGCCACGGAGGAGGTGGTGGCTGGGCTCCTGCGTGGTTACCTGAGCGCCAATGGATGCGTGACAAGATACGAGGTTCAGTTCTCTTCCGCCTCCCCAGCTCTCCTGCGGGACCTCCAGGCCCTCCTCCTCAGGTTCGGCATCATCTCCCGCCTGAGGCTGGAGGAGGGGATGGTGGGAAGCAACGGTGGGAGGGGGGTATACAGGGGTTCCATCTCCGGCGCCAGGTTCCTCCGCCTCCTGAGGGAGAAGATAGGGCTGATAGGGGAGGAAAAGAGGAGGAAGTTGGAGCAGGCCGCTTCCCGCAGGACGGGACAGGAAACGGATCCCCTCCCTCTCGCGGGGAGGTTGAGGGAGGAGCTGAGGGAGCATACAGCCGGGTTGGCCGGAAAGCTGGGGAAGAACCATTGGTTCCTCTCCCGCCTCAGGAGGGCCCTTCGGAGGGGGAGGGTGGGGAGGGAGGAAGTGCTGGTGCTGGGAGAGCTTTCCCCCGCCTTCAGGAGGACGTCCCTTTACAGGCTGGCCAGGAGCGATCTCTACTTCGACAGGGTCGTGGGCGTGGAAGAGGAGGAGTGGGAGGGATATGTCTACGACCTCAGCCTGCCCGAAACCCAGAGCTTCGTGTGCAACCAGATCCTCTGCCACAACACCGCGGAGCTTCAATTGCCCCATCCCCACTGGGTGAGGCTTGAGTGCGTTCATCCGTCCACCCACTTCGTGGACGGGGAGGGCGTGTTGAGGGAGGTGGGGAAGACCTTCGAGCTTGAGCTGAAGAGTCAGAGGGGGGAAATCCTTCTCTCGGGTGCCAATCTCTACCTCAGGAAGCCCAATCTGCTGCGGACTTTGCTGGCCACGGAGACTGCTCGCCTGAGGGTTTTCAGGGACAGGGTGGAGCTTTTGGGCAGAACGCACATACCCGAGTACTGGGTTAGGGTGAGAACCTCCGACGGTTCTGAGTTGAGACTAACCCCTGGTTCACCCCTCATCGCCCTCTCGGGAGGGAGAAAGGTGCGGGTGAGGGCGGAGGACCTGAGGCCAGGCGATTACCTCCCCGTCCTCAGGAGAATAAAGGCCAGGGGACGTGCTGTCGGGATTGACCCATACTCGATTTTTGGGCCCCGCTGGAGGGTCCCGAGCGAGGAGGCCCTCCCCAAGCTCCGGAGGCTGGTTGGGAAGCTCAAGAAGCGTGGGCTCACCAATCGGGAGCTGGCGAGGATGGCCGGGGTCTCCCTCAAGAGCTTGGAGGGCTTCCTCTACAAGAAGGGGAACCCGAACCACATTCCCCTAGGAGTTTTGATCAGGCTCTCAGAAGGTGTCGGGGAGAGACCCCCCCGTGTACGCATGCTGGTGGGGAGAAGGGGGAAAGTCCCGGTGAGGATTCCCGGGAAGGTGGACGAAGGGCTCTCCTATCTCGTCGGCGTCATCTCTGGTGACGGAAGTCTGGAGGAGTACCGGATAAAGATTTACCCTGGAAGGAGGATGGGTCGGATTTCCACCCTCTTCAGGGAGAGCTTCGGCCTGTTGCCAGTGGTGAGGAAGAGGGTGAGGAAAGGCAAGACCGAGTGGTGCTACGTGGTGGACTCTGCGGTGGTTAGCCACTTCTTCAGGAAGGTCTTTGGCCTGCCCGTGGGGAAGAAGGCGAAGTCGGTGAGGGTTCCGGAGGTAATCCAGAGGTCGGGAGAGGGGGTGATAGCCGCCTATCTCGCCGGGCTGGTCGACACGGATGGGTGCGTGGACTGGAGGAACAACAGGATCTTCCTGAGCACCTCGAGCCGGGAGCTGGCTTTCGGGGTGAGATACCTCCTCCTCCGGTTGGGGGTCTTCAGCAAGCTCCGGAGGAGGAAAGGTGGTTTCAAGCGGAGCTTCGGGTACCAGGTGGTGGTGAGCGGCGGGGAGAGCGAGAGCCTCGCCTCAAAGCTCCTCCCTTACCTGGAGGATCGTAATAGGAAGCGGGCCCGCGCCATGCTGGGGAGGGACTGGCAGCACCGTCCCAGGGGGGTCCTGGGGGGGGAGGGCGATGTCCTGTGGTGCAAGGTGGTGGAGGTGAGGAGGGAGAGGAACTGGCGGGCCACACCCTCCTATAACGTGGCCCCGGCTTCCTCCCATTATTACCCGGCGGGGGAGACGGGTCTGATAGCCACCAACCCCAACACCCGTCCCCCCAACATCGAGGGGCGCGGGGAGATCACCATGGACGATCTCGTTAAAAATGCCCTCCGCATGAGACCCGATCGGATCGTGGTGGGGGAGGTAAGGGGGCCCGAGGCCAGGACGATGTTCACGGCCATGAACACGGGACATAATGGCGCCCTCTTCGATACCTCGGTCATTCAGTTCCCCGATGGAAGCCACAGGCTGATCGGGGAGGTATGCGAGGAGCTCTTCCGAAAGTACGCCGGAAGGGAGAGGAAGTACGGGGACCTGGAGTTCATCGAACTTGAGGAGGGGGACAGGTTCGACGTGGTCAGCGTGGACGGGAGGCTGAAGGCGGGCGTGCACACCGTGACGAGGGTCTGGCGCAGGAAGGTCAGGAAGGGAGAGAAGATGGTTAGGATCCTGACGAGGTCCGGTCAGGAAGTGATCCTCACGAGGAACCACCCGCTCTTCACCATAGCGGGAGGTGAGGTGGTGAGAAAGGAGGCAGGCTCCCTGAAACCCGGGGAGTTCGTGGCCTGCCTGCTCTCCCCTCCCGTGGAGGAGAGGGAACCGCGGGTGGACCTGGAGCTCTTCAGAGGCCTGAGCCGGTATCTCCTTGTGCCGGACGGGGAGGGAGAGGTCACCTTCCTCGGGAGGAGGTACAGGAAGGTCCCGAACAATGGGGGTGAGGAGCTTTGGAGGGCGGAGTTCATGCTGAGCCCCAACAGCCATCCCGTGCGCATCCCCTCTTCCATTTCCACTGAGCTGGCTTACCTTGCCGGGGTGGTGTGCGGGGACGGGTACCTCTCGTCCGACGGGTACTTCACCTCTGTGACCTTTGACGACGAGGAGTATCTGGAGGAGTTCATCAGGTGCGCCAGGATTTACCTGCCGGGCTACGAGTTCCGGGGGAGGAGGGAGGGGAAGTTCTGCAGACTGGACCTGGGGTCCAAGATTTTCTCCGAGGTGCTGGCTAAGGTCTTTGGAATCCCCAGAGGGAGTAAAGCCGCCAGCTGGACCGTGCCCGATCTCGTGCTGGTGCGGAGGGAGATCCTCTCGAGCTACCTGGCTGGGCTCTTCGATGCCGATGGGTCGGTGGATGCGGGGACCCCTTCCATCATGCTCACCACCAAGAGCGAGGAGGGAGCGAGGAAAGTCTGGTACGGTCTGCAGAGGCTGGGCATTCCGGCCGTGGTGAGGAAGTACGAGAACGGGGGGAAGGGCGCGCTTTACCGGGTCATGGTCAGGGGAGTGGAGAACCTGGAGAGATTTCTGAGGACCATCCCCATGCACCACGGACGCAAGCGGAGGGAGCTTGAGAGGGTGGTCAGGGAGCAGAGGTCGTATCGTGGGACCTACGTGGAGAGGGTGCCGGGGGTAGGGGAGAGCCTCAGGAGACTGAGGGAGTCCCTGGGACTGAGCGTGGCGGAGCTCTCCAGGAGAGCTTCCAGGTACTGGAGGGTGAGCGAGAGCCTCATCCGCCACCTCGAGAAGGGGAGGAGCCTGGCGGTGGGCAGGAGGGCCTTGGGCGCCATGGCATCCGCCATGCTGGAGGAGGCGAAAAAGAGGGGGGATGTGGGGGCAGTGGAGGTTGCGTGCAAGCTCGGTTTGCTGGCATCTTCGGACGTTTACTGGGATGAGGTGGAGAGGGTGGAGGAGGTGGAGCTGGAGGGAAAGACCGTTTACGACCTGACGGTGGAAGAGGACCACAACTACGTGGCCAACGGGGTCCTAGTTTCTAACTGTATGGGTACCCTACACGCCAACAGTGCGGCTGAAACCATCACCCGCCTCACCGAACCACCCATGAGCGTTCCACCCATCATGATTCCAGCGCTGGACGTGATCGTGATGCTCCAGCGCATCTATCATAGACAGAAGGGGCACATCCGAAGGATCACGGAGATAGCCGAAATCACGGGCTTGGAGGGGGGTAAGCCCCAGCTCAGCAGGATCTTCAAGTGGAATCCAAGAACGGACAGGGTGGAGCCCACGGGAGTCCCCCTGAAGTTCAGGCAGGTTCTTTCGGAGCTCAGCGGGAGGAGCGGGACGGAAATAGAGCTGGAGCTCAAGAGGAGGGCCATGGTGCTCGAGTGGATGAGGCAGAAGGGGATAAGGAACGTGTTCGAAGTGGGGAAGGTCATTCAGGAGTACTACCAGGATCCTGAGGGTCTGCTCAAGAAGGTGAAGGGGGGGTAA
- a CDS encoding type II secretion system F family protein, translated as MGMVKRAAEISKRFLPSGFLEKIDRKLLSTGILLSAEEYAGICFLFSLVGGVVAGSLAFLFLSPSLFLPFFLLGAVATFLGGTFGVPSYLVQRRAAKLERELPDALRQMASTLRAGMSIDVAMEEVARSGYGVLSAEFERALAEVRRGRPLVEALWAISLRSGSPLCERAFGLLIEGIERGVALADVLQAVARDIGEVHALQRERRATTTQQVLFLVAVSLFACPFILGLTVSIGKGGGGVRMPEGMDFIVLGYILIQASLCSLAVGIVRYGKVSKGLTFLVPFVVAAALVFKLSGFLV; from the coding sequence ATGGGGATGGTGAAGAGGGCAGCGGAGATTTCCAAACGCTTCCTGCCCAGCGGGTTCCTGGAGAAGATAGATCGCAAACTCCTCTCCACGGGCATCCTCTTGAGTGCGGAGGAATATGCTGGGATCTGTTTTCTCTTTTCCTTGGTGGGGGGGGTGGTGGCGGGGAGTTTGGCCTTCCTCTTCCTCTCCCCCTCCCTCTTTCTCCCCTTCTTCCTCTTGGGAGCCGTGGCGACCTTCTTGGGTGGAACCTTTGGTGTTCCTTCCTATCTCGTCCAGCGGAGGGCGGCCAAACTGGAGAGGGAACTCCCCGATGCGCTCAGACAAATGGCCAGCACCCTGAGGGCGGGAATGAGCATAGACGTGGCGATGGAGGAAGTAGCTAGGTCGGGCTATGGGGTGCTCTCGGCGGAGTTCGAAAGGGCCTTGGCGGAGGTGAGGAGGGGACGTCCGTTGGTGGAAGCCCTTTGGGCCATCTCCCTTAGATCCGGCTCACCCCTTTGCGAGAGGGCCTTCGGACTCCTCATAGAGGGCATAGAAAGGGGGGTGGCTTTGGCGGATGTCCTTCAGGCCGTCGCGAGGGACATCGGGGAAGTCCATGCCCTCCAGAGGGAAAGGAGGGCCACCACCACGCAGCAGGTCCTTTTCCTGGTGGCAGTTTCCCTCTTTGCCTGCCCCTTCATCTTGGGGCTCACCGTTTCCATAGGGAAGGGGGGAGGGGGGGTGAGGATGCCGGAGGGTATGGACTTCATCGTGTTGGGTTATATCCTCATCCAGGCCTCCCTCTGTTCCTTGGCAGTGGGAATCGTGAGGTACGGAAAGGTGTCCAAGGGACTCACCTTCCTCGTTCCCTTCGTGGTAGCAGCAGCACTGGTATTCAAACTCTCAGGTTTTCTGGTATGA